A genomic segment from Ruficoccus amylovorans encodes:
- a CDS encoding M16 family metallopeptidase has protein sequence MNKRLSILSLLILLPLWAAAQPASGDLPSDPAVTWGRLDNGLVYALMPSTEPPGKVSMRLLVEAGSLMEVENQRGLAHFLEHMAFNGSTHYPPGSLVEYLQRIGMGFGNDTNAHTGFDETVYKLELPGNTESLLKEGFQVLADYAGGLLLEEEEIDRERGVILSELRARDSVDYRTFVAYWEFLFPDSLLPERLPIGLAEVIENAPRERFVEFYTQWYRPDNMAVVVVGDIEPAQVEPLLQAAFAPLENPAAPLAEPDLGEVGSPGLHTRLHSEPEAPATEIGLMTVRPFDNPPDSRELRIRKIMTAAANRMLSRRFEKLAKEPDAPFTEGDAYAYDYLDFFEMGGVELTCRPEQWQAALKVAEQELRRALEHGFTPAEVDEVKADLLKGYERAVQEAPTRLARSLSSALASSISKGNVFTSPQTELELAQAAMADFDAAQALSSLRELWSGDNRYVFISGNLTLGESDPTIEDVFAASMAEAVEPPAQVEAKPWPYTDFGPAGEVAEEKVIDDLDIRQVVFANGVRFNFKQTDFEAGSVQVVARFGGGELSSPADQPGLSAFADMVFSAGGLEALSVDELRQTLAGKDVGAGFSVDTDAFVLGGGCSPKDIDTQLQFMAATLTAPGYREEAARIARQQYAELSVRTAHTLEGTMRDQVSRFLSGGSRFFGIASKEDFDARTMDELRAWLKEPLASAYLEISVVGDIDYATALKAVAATFGALPARANAPEPFTTERESVHFPEGVADKQFTFESEVPKAVALAYWPTVDYWDIQRTRRLNILSEVLADRLRIEVRQKLGEGYSPYARNSSSETFKDFGYLYALNLCDPDKAQELAALLDELGRTLGTGNITQDETDRALKPMLAMLKDYLRTNGYWLNRVLIRSQQKPQMLEWARTITEDYSSITVDDLNALAKEYLGQTEGLKITVTPQTK, from the coding sequence AGGTCAGCATGCGCCTGCTGGTCGAGGCCGGTTCGCTGATGGAAGTCGAAAACCAGCGCGGGCTGGCGCACTTTCTGGAGCACATGGCCTTTAACGGCAGCACGCACTACCCGCCGGGGTCGCTGGTGGAGTACCTTCAGCGCATCGGGATGGGCTTCGGCAACGACACCAACGCCCACACCGGTTTTGACGAGACCGTTTACAAGCTCGAACTGCCCGGCAACACCGAATCCCTGCTCAAGGAGGGCTTCCAGGTGTTGGCCGACTACGCGGGCGGGCTCCTGCTCGAAGAGGAAGAAATTGACCGTGAACGCGGCGTCATCCTGAGCGAGCTTCGCGCTCGCGACTCGGTTGATTACCGGACCTTTGTCGCTTACTGGGAATTCCTCTTCCCCGATTCGCTGCTGCCGGAGCGCCTGCCCATCGGCCTGGCCGAGGTAATCGAGAATGCCCCGCGCGAGCGTTTTGTTGAGTTTTACACCCAGTGGTACCGCCCGGATAACATGGCCGTCGTCGTGGTCGGCGACATCGAACCGGCTCAGGTCGAGCCGCTGCTCCAGGCCGCATTCGCCCCGCTGGAAAATCCCGCTGCCCCGCTGGCCGAGCCGGACTTGGGCGAGGTCGGCTCGCCCGGCCTGCACACACGCCTGCACAGCGAGCCGGAAGCCCCGGCGACCGAGATCGGGCTAATGACGGTGCGCCCCTTTGACAACCCGCCCGACTCGCGCGAGCTGCGTATCCGGAAAATCATGACAGCCGCCGCCAACCGCATGCTGAGCCGCCGCTTTGAAAAGCTGGCCAAGGAGCCGGACGCGCCCTTCACCGAGGGCGACGCTTACGCCTACGATTACCTGGACTTTTTTGAAATGGGCGGCGTCGAGTTGACCTGCCGCCCTGAGCAGTGGCAGGCCGCGCTCAAGGTGGCCGAGCAGGAGCTGCGTCGCGCGCTGGAGCATGGCTTCACCCCGGCGGAGGTCGATGAGGTCAAGGCCGACCTGCTCAAGGGCTACGAACGCGCCGTGCAGGAGGCCCCGACGCGGTTGGCCCGCTCGCTCTCCTCGGCGCTCGCCAGCTCGATCTCGAAGGGCAATGTCTTCACCTCGCCCCAGACCGAGCTGGAACTGGCGCAGGCCGCCATGGCCGACTTTGACGCGGCGCAGGCGCTCAGCTCCCTGCGCGAACTCTGGAGCGGCGACAATCGCTACGTCTTCATCAGCGGGAACCTCACGCTGGGCGAGTCCGATCCGACGATTGAGGATGTCTTCGCCGCCAGTATGGCCGAGGCGGTCGAGCCTCCGGCCCAGGTCGAGGCCAAGCCCTGGCCCTATACCGACTTCGGCCCGGCGGGCGAAGTGGCTGAGGAAAAAGTCATCGACGACCTCGACATCCGCCAGGTGGTTTTCGCCAATGGCGTGCGCTTTAATTTCAAGCAGACCGACTTCGAGGCCGGAAGCGTGCAGGTCGTGGCCCGCTTCGGTGGCGGTGAGCTGAGTTCGCCCGCCGACCAACCGGGCTTGAGCGCCTTCGCCGACATGGTGTTTTCCGCCGGTGGGCTGGAAGCCCTCAGCGTGGACGAGTTACGCCAGACCCTCGCCGGTAAGGATGTGGGCGCGGGTTTCAGCGTGGACACCGACGCCTTTGTGCTCGGCGGCGGTTGCTCCCCCAAGGACATCGACACACAGCTTCAGTTTATGGCCGCCACGCTGACCGCGCCCGGCTACCGCGAGGAGGCCGCCCGCATCGCCCGGCAGCAGTACGCCGAGCTTTCCGTGCGCACGGCCCACACGCTGGAGGGCACCATGCGCGATCAGGTCAGCCGCTTTCTTTCCGGCGGGAGCCGCTTCTTCGGTATCGCGAGCAAGGAAGACTTTGACGCCCGTACAATGGACGAGCTTCGGGCCTGGCTGAAGGAACCGCTCGCCAGCGCCTATCTCGAAATCTCCGTCGTGGGCGACATCGACTACGCCACCGCGCTCAAGGCCGTGGCCGCGACCTTTGGCGCGCTGCCAGCGCGGGCGAATGCGCCCGAGCCCTTTACCACCGAACGCGAGAGCGTCCACTTCCCCGAGGGGGTGGCGGACAAGCAGTTCACCTTCGAGTCGGAAGTCCCCAAGGCGGTCGCGCTGGCCTACTGGCCGACGGTTGACTACTGGGACATCCAGCGCACGCGACGGCTGAACATCCTCTCCGAAGTCCTCGCCGACCGGCTGCGGATTGAGGTGCGCCAGAAGCTTGGCGAAGGCTACAGCCCCTACGCCCGCAACAGCAGCAGCGAGACGTTCAAGGACTTCGGCTACCTCTACGCGCTCAACCTCTGCGACCCGGACAAGGCGCAGGAGCTGGCCGCACTGCTGGACGAGCTTGGTCGCACCCTGGGTACGGGCAATATAACTCAGGACGAAACCGACCGTGCTCTCAAGCCGATGCTGGCTATGCTCAAGGACTACCTGCGCACGAACGGCTACTGGCTCAACCGCGTGCTCATACGCTCGCAGCAGAAACCGCAAATGCTGGAGTGGGCCCGCACGATCACGGAGGACTATTCCTCGATCACGGTGGACGATCTCAATGCGCTGGCCAAGGAGTACCTCGGTCAAACCGAAGGGCTGAAGATCACCGTCACCCCGCAGACGAAGTAG